GTTTCGACAACATCACGGTGGCCATTCTCGCAGTGGCGCCGGCGAACGGAACGACCAAAGAGCCAACGGCATGATCGGACAAACGGTGGGGCAGTTCGTGATCACGCAAAAACTCGGCGAAGGCTCGATGGGAGAAGTGTACAAGGCCCGGGACACACAGGTGAATCGCGAAGTGGCGATCAAGCTTCTGCGTCGGGATCTGGCCACGCTCTCGAACGTGGTGGACCGCTTCCGGCAAGAGGCGCAGAGCCTGGCGCAGCTCAACCATCCGAATATCGCCGGGCTGTACACGTTCTTCCAGCACGAGTCCGGCCATGTGATGGCGATCGAGTACGTGCCGGGGCGAACCCTGGAGCGGATTCTGGCCGACCACGGCCGGCTCGACGAGGGCACGGCGACGGGGATTGCGTTCCAGGTTCTGGCGGCGCTCGACCACGCTCACTCGCTCGGCGTGATCCACCGCGATATCAAGCCGGCGAACATCATGGTGAGCGACGCGGGCGCGGTGAAGGTAACCGACTTCAGCATCGCGAAGATCGTCGGCGGGGCGAAGTTGACCAAGCGCGGCAGCATCGTGGGGACCATGGAGTACATGGCTCCGGAGCGGCTGCAAGGCTTGCCCTCCGATTCGCGCGCCGATCTCTACTCGACTGGCGCGGTGTTGTATGAAACGCTCACCGGCCACGTGCCGTTCGAGCGCGAGCGCGAGGTGGATCTGATTCAGGCGCACATTCGGGACCTGCCGCCACCGATGTCGTCTCATGGACGGGCCGTATCGCCGGCGGTGGAAGCGGTGACGATGCGCGCGCTCGCCAAGGACCCGGCCGAGCGGTTCGCCAACGCCGCGGCGTTTCAGCAGGCGCTCTCGGAGGCGGTGTCGAATCCGGGCGCGACGCCACAGACTGCCTGGACGGCCGATGCCGGGGCGCCGAGCATGTGGAGCCAGTTCTCCGGCTATACGATTCCGCTGCCGGGGGTCCCGGCGCGATTCTCGAAGGCGCCGGTAGTGGCGGCCGTGACGTTGGCTTGCATCCTGTTTGTCGCAGCGATCGTGATGCTATTGATTCCGGCGGCGCCGGCGCCCTCGCGGCCACCCGTGGCGCCGGCTCCGGAAACGGCAACCGATCCAGCGCCGGAGCCGACGCCGCCGCCGGACAACCGCTTCGATCCGAGCCAGGGAATCCCGGTGGACACGTCGGGCGCCAACGAAGCGCAACCACCGGCCATGCCGCCGGCGGCTGGCGACGCCGAGCAGCAGGAGCGACGGCGAAAGGCGCTCGAAGCGCTCGGGATCGACGACGGGAATCCATAGCGAAAGGACTTTCATGCGCTTGCCAACTCTGCTCCTCACCGTTCTGCTTGCCGGAATTCTGCTGCTCGCCCAGGCGAAGCCGATCACGAAACAGGGTCTGATCGAAGCACTGAATATAGGCGGATTGACGCACGCTGAACTGGTGAAGTTCGTGACGCAGCGTGGGGTCGACTTTCGCATGTCGGCGGCCGACGAGACGGACCTGCGCAAGGCGGGCGCGACGAATCCCCTGATTGATGCGGTTAAGGTTTCCTATCGCGGGGCGATGGCGGCGCCCCCGGCCAAGCCGAAGCCTCGCGCCACGAAACCGGCGCCCGCGCCACCGCCAGAGCCGCCGCCGGCCAAGGCCCCGGAACCACCGCCCGCCGCCGAGCCCGCGCCACCACCCGCAGCGCCGGTTCGCACGCCAGTCTCCCCCAAGGCAGCCGCACCGGCTGCCCCAACTCCGGCCCCGACTCCGACCCCGAGTACGGCGAGGCCCGCGGCGAAGGCAACGAAACCGTCGGTGGATTCCCTGGCGCAAGTGAAGCGGATCTACATCGACGAGATGCCGGAGCGACTCGACCAATACATTCAGGCGGAGATCCACAAACAACTCGCCGGGCGACTTGAAGTGGTGCTGAAGCCGGAGTTGGCCGATGCGATCATGACCGGCGTGAGCGACCAGAAGACCGGAACCGGGGCCGCGATCACGGGGCGGTATCTCGGTCTGCACGACAACGCGACGGGCGCGGTTTCGATTGTGGATCGGAACCGCGTGAAAATCCTTTGGTCCGAAGAAGCCGGCGACCGAAGCCTGCTGCTCGGGCCCTTCCGGCGGGGCGGTCCCCGCAAGGTGGCGGACCGGCTGGTAGGAAAACTGAAGAAGGTACTGTAAGATATAGCCATCACTGCTGTGAGCGAACCCCAATGCGGGAGGAGAGAATCGGCCCCTATCGACTCGACCGCCTGTTGTCCGAAGGCGGTATGGGCGCGGTGTACCTTGCATCCCGCAGCGACGGTGAGTTCAACCAGCAAGTCGCCATCAAACTGATGCGCGCGGGCGCCGGCGGAGTGGAAGCCGAGCGCCGCTTGCGCACCGAACGCCAGATCCTTGCCACGCTCGATCATCCGAATATCGCGCGCATGATCGATGGGGGCTCCACCGATGACGGCCAACCGTACCTTGTCCTCGAGTACGTCGGCGGCATCGGCATTCTCAAGTACGCGGAGCGCAACAACCTGAGCACGGAGGAACGGCTGCGGCTGTTCCTGGGCATTTGCGCGGCGGTGGACTACGCGCATCAGCGCCTGATCGTCCATCGCGACATCAAGCCCGGGAACATTCTGGTGACGGCCGAGGGATCGCCGAAACTGCTCGATTTCGGGATCGCCAGGCTGGCGGATCCGGAACTAAACGCGACGGTGACGGCGATGGCGGGCTTTTCGCCGCTCTATGCGAGTCCGGAACAACTGGAAGGCCGTGCGATTACGACTTCCACCGATATCTATTCGCTCGGCGTGCTCTTCCAGGAGTTGCTGACGGGACGCCATCCCTACCGGCTGCAAAAGGAATCGACCGCCGAGCTGGCCTCCGCGATTCTGACGCAGGAACCGCAGGCGCTGGGGCTCGGCGGCGATCTGGATGCGATCGCGCGCAAGGCGCTGCGAAAGAAACCGGCGGACCGGTACGCGTCCGTGGAGCAGCTTGCGGCCGATGTGGAACGCTACCTCGATCGGCGTCCCGTCCTGGCGCGCCGGGGGTCATGGGCGTATCGGGCGCGTCGGTTTTTCGCGCGGAACCGGTTTCCTGTTGCGGCGGCGGCGCTGGCGCTGGCGGCCGTGGCGGGTGGTGTGTGGAGCACGCTCGTACAGACCGGCCGGGCCGAGCGCCGATTCGCCGAAGTACGGCAGCTCGCCAACTATCTGGTGTACGACTTTCACGATGCGGTAAGGAAGTTGCCCGGATCGACGGCGGTTCAGAAAGACGTCGTCGAACGGTCACTCCGATACCTCGATCGGCTGGCCGGCGAATCGTCGGGCGACCCCATGCTGCAGGGCGATCTCGCGGCGGCGTACTTGAAACTGGGTGACGTGTCCGGCAACCCGTTCCAGTCATCTCTGCGCGACACGGACCGCGCGCTTGAAAGCTATCGCAAGGCGGCGGAGTTGGCCGAGGCCCTGCCGGCGGGGACGGAAAGGGACATCCTGCTGGCGCGAATCCATGTTCAGCAGGGAGGGACGCTCGCGTTCGGCCGGGCGGGCGGCGATGGGCTTGCGATGCTGC
This DNA window, taken from Bryobacteraceae bacterium, encodes the following:
- a CDS encoding serine/threonine-protein kinase, which codes for MIGQTVGQFVITQKLGEGSMGEVYKARDTQVNREVAIKLLRRDLATLSNVVDRFRQEAQSLAQLNHPNIAGLYTFFQHESGHVMAIEYVPGRTLERILADHGRLDEGTATGIAFQVLAALDHAHSLGVIHRDIKPANIMVSDAGAVKVTDFSIAKIVGGAKLTKRGSIVGTMEYMAPERLQGLPSDSRADLYSTGAVLYETLTGHVPFEREREVDLIQAHIRDLPPPMSSHGRAVSPAVEAVTMRALAKDPAERFANAAAFQQALSEAVSNPGATPQTAWTADAGAPSMWSQFSGYTIPLPGVPARFSKAPVVAAVTLACILFVAAIVMLLIPAAPAPSRPPVAPAPETATDPAPEPTPPPDNRFDPSQGIPVDTSGANEAQPPAMPPAAGDAEQQERRRKALEALGIDDGNP
- a CDS encoding protein kinase, whose amino-acid sequence is MREERIGPYRLDRLLSEGGMGAVYLASRSDGEFNQQVAIKLMRAGAGGVEAERRLRTERQILATLDHPNIARMIDGGSTDDGQPYLVLEYVGGIGILKYAERNNLSTEERLRLFLGICAAVDYAHQRLIVHRDIKPGNILVTAEGSPKLLDFGIARLADPELNATVTAMAGFSPLYASPEQLEGRAITTSTDIYSLGVLFQELLTGRHPYRLQKESTAELASAILTQEPQALGLGGDLDAIARKALRKKPADRYASVEQLAADVERYLDRRPVLARRGSWAYRARRFFARNRFPVAAAALALAAVAGGVWSTLVQTGRAERRFAEVRQLANYLVYDFHDAVRKLPGSTAVQKDVVERSLRYLDRLAGESSGDPMLQGDLAAAYLKLGDVSGNPFQSSLRDTDRALESYRKAAELAEALPAGTERDILLARIHVQQGGTLAFGRAGGDGLAMLRGAVETLQRLAAANSGDVDLQVHLAGSRDLLARALSQMGGLETEGSGEAVEVVEVALRDLDVALERHPDNARLLKEKATLHKRLGAMFGSVDPPRSAKAYGEAFAALDRVKGDERNTTEFRVSLAALYGDRGWPAAQMGRYDDGIADYDKAVGLLEAVARDDPADASARANLTAMYRERGIIQGYAGRAEKAVEDYRKAAALHADLAQRDPTHKLYPVMRGELLGRIGRIELQQGDAAAARRDLTESLRILLDLADKPNAEANHVLEACKALYQAPLADLKDTQRTLELCEKASAALKGKSLFAWEAVGHARLAAGNRAGAVEAFENCLAMIEPPKAGAPKTRAQVGLEELIAKTKKGLP